Proteins encoded by one window of Pempheris klunzingeri isolate RE-2024b chromosome 14, fPemKlu1.hap1, whole genome shotgun sequence:
- the LOC139212807 gene encoding neuronal tyrosine-phosphorylated phosphoinositide-3-kinase adapter 1 produces MSSGSAQDVAVEHFLRDIERRSKRLHCAVIGCEEERPRSDMNLLYRKSRLDWRQRDQEGSKKSSTQNDPSATVGKVRDLASFRRHFRMGFMTMPASQDLSPHSCASAMAPRSQSCHAVGAGDTSLENGDYSDTQSQHGSRCPPAKPKRHPSTRLSSSSADSRGLLETPPPPPSTHSQTKHSEKKNAMKKSDSGEIGKKVPPLKPKRSPSTQLSFDPVPPRVPPSATSLPFQAADSQIQTGDGEDEPVYIEMVGQVFTRDSQTATPHPVTPVATTPDSDSDQSEAIYEEMKYPLHEDRESQRHLPPKHEKLKTSKHFHVTPSSSSSSSSLPRPSSSSPSYSKPKATVSISHSSPLPSSASSTPVPQVLSTSPHTPRAPTPYLLQGSKSEPESNTKIPAPFPNLLQHRPPLLAFPQPAAASSGVGVQNKASSAKMGTQTSSVTTQASTSSSTSSNVPVSLSGSKESSGGSASQQDKHSRDSQLGPAPGLRARSHSTPLPPSSKSTSPFSHHHHHPHHRPSHYHHYRKPERGDSPVPNKSSSQTSTQTTVQTQTSSTGREGKSVSFLLKSEKGERDKDRDRDRDRDRDRDRDRDRDRDRDRDKDRDRDRDRDRERERDRDRDRDRDRDRDRDRDRDRDRDRDGGPYSLQMDLAHSLSSQTSQSSTSSTPTPLSSSQRPHSRPHLRSHTPHGLPAYKPPSSDSPLLWTYPSGGFRRPPAYESLRGSSQTPSLQQPSSLTGVCEGTSKSNGGSSSLQSKVGFMPWDSSASLAADEGSYWPMQRKLSFSHGSRETEKDEGRAWNGSADALLRMDKEELCMGSRGGHSGIPVHFSSATSRALGHSESLAGVDSSPGFRALPRVGLPLPCQTFPACRNGEVGRLGRSSSAAGMRQVGGGDVQRQSSLPAREALNQLHGLAQSQAHCSPSSPSVSRQQQQLQLHQQQLQLKQQLQQLQQQHHLQLQFQQLAQLAQGQPPVSGSTTPSATQNQRDGKLLEVIERKRCLCKEIKAHRRPDKSLCKQDSMPILPSWRRTPEPRKTGTPPCQRPQAVVWDTAI; encoded by the exons ATGAGCTCTGGCTCTGCCCAGGATGTGGCAGTCGAGCATTTCCTGCGTGACATAGAGAGGCGAAGCAAGCGGCTACACTGCGCTGTCATAGGCTGCGAGGAGGAGCGACCCCGCAGCGACATGAACCTGCTGTATCGTAAGAGCCGTTTGGACTGGAGGCAGAGGGACCAAGAGGGAAGCAAAAAGAG CTCCACCCAAAACGACCCCTCAGCCACTGTTGGTAAAGTCAGAGACTTGGCTTCTTTCCGTCGGCACTTCCGGATGGGTTTCATGACCATGCCGGCCTCCCAGGACCTGTCCCCTCACTCTTGTGCCTCCGCCATGGCGCCACGCTCGCAGTCTTGCCACGCTGTTGGTGCCGGGGATACCAGTCTGGAGAATGGAGATTACTCTGACACCCAGTCTCAACACGGCAGCCGCTGTCCCCCAGCTAAACCCAAACGTCACCCCAGCACTCGCCTCAGCTCCTCATCCGCCGACAGCAGAGGACTTCTAGAAACGCCGCCACCTCCTCCATCCACTCACTCACAGACCAAACActcagagaagaagaatg CCATGAAGAAGTCTGATTCTGGAGAGATTGGAAAGAAGGTGCCTCCTTTAAAGCCCAAGAGAAGTCCCAGCACCCAGCTTTCCTTTGACCCCGTTCCTCCACGTGTGCCTCCTTCTGCCACATCCTTGCCTTTTCAGGCAGCAGACTCTCAGATTCAGACAGGAGATGGGGAGGATGAGCCCGTCTATATAGAGATGGTGGGCCAAGTGTTCACTAGAGACAGCCAGACGGCCACCCCCCACCCTGTCACCCCTGTGGCCACCACGCCTGACTCTGACTCAGACCAGAGCGAGGCCATCTATGAGGAGATGAAATACCCGCTGCATGAGGACAGAGAGTCCCAGAGACACCTCCCtccaaaacatgaaaaactgaaaacctCTAAACACTTTCACGTcaccccttcctcctccagcagctcctcctctctgccacgcccctcctcttcctctccctcctacTCCAAACCCAAAGCTACCGTGTCAATCTCCCATTCGTCTCCTCTACCTTCCTCGGCGTCGTCCACCCCAGTCCCACAGGTCCTCTCCACCAGCCCACACACCCCACGAGCTCCTACTCCCTACCTGCTGCAAGGGAGTAAATCCGAGCCCGAGTCCAACACGAAGATCCCAGCCCCGTTCCCCAATCTTCTACAGCACCGGCCCCCACTGCTCGCCTTCCCTcaaccagcagcagcctccagtGGAGTCGGGGTGCAAAACAAGGCGTCTTCTGCTAAAATGGGAACTCAAACATCCAGCGTGACAACTCAAGCCAGCACTTCCTCCTCAACCTCTTCTAATGTTCCTGTATCCTTATCAGGCTCCAAGGAGTCATCAGGAGGAAGTGCATCCCAgcaggacaaacacagcagagactcCCAGCTAGGCCCCGCCCCCGGACTGAGAGCCAGGAGCCACTCCACACCTCTGCCACCTTCCTCCAAATCCACCTCCCCTTTctcccatcaccaccaccaccctcaccATCGCCCCTCACACTACCATCACTATCGCAAGCCGGAGAGAGGAGACTCCCCTGTTCCAAACAAGAGCAGTTCTCAGACCTCGACCCAGACCACAGTCCAGACCCAAACCTCTAGTACAGGCAGGGAAGGCAAGTCTGTTAGCTTTCTCTTGAAgtcagagaaaggagagagggataaggacagggacagggacagggacagagacagagacagagacagggacagagacagagacagagacagagacagagacaaggacagggacagagacagggaccgagatagagagagggaa agggacagggacagggatagggacagggacagggacagggacagggataGGGACAGGGATAGGGATAGGGATAGGGATGGAGGGCCATACTCCTTACAGATGGATCTTGCTCACTCCTTAAGCAGCCAAACGTCTCAAAGCAGCACCAGCTCAACCCCTACGCCATTATCCTCATCCCAGCGTCCTCATTCTCGACCCCATCTCCGCTCTCACACTCCTCACGGCCTGCCAGCGTACAAGCCTCCCTCCTCCGACAGCCCTCTGCTGTGGACCTACCCCTCCGGTGGCTTCCGGAGACCGCCGGCTTACGAAAGCTTGAGAGGAAGCTCTCAGACGCCCTCTCTGCAACAGCCATCAAGTCTTACAGGTGTCTGTGAGGGGACATCCAAGAGTAACGGAGGGTCCTCATCACTCCAGTCAAAAGTTGGCTTCATGCCCTGGGACAGCAGTGCCAGCTTAGCTGCGGATGAGGGATCTTACTGGCCTATGCAGAGGAAATTGTCCTTCAGCCAtgggagcagagagacagaga AGGATGAAGGTCGTGCGTGGAATGGCAGTGCTGACGCCCTGCTAAGGATGGATAAAGAGGAACTCTGCATGGGGTCGCGAGGAGGCCACTCAGGCATCCCGGTTCACTTCAGTAGTGCCACCAGCAGGGCCCTGGGTCACAGTGAGTCCTTGGCTGGTGTGGATAGCAGCCCGGGTTTCAGAGCCCTGCCCAGAGTTGGTCTGCCTCTTCCCTGCCAGACTTTCCCTGCCTGTCGCAATGGAG AAGTGGGGCGGCTGGGccgctcctcctctgctgctggaatGAGACAGGTGGGCGGAGGAGACGTCCAGAGACAGAGCAGCCTACCAGCACGAGAAGCCCTCAATCAG CTGCATGGTCTGGCCCAGTCTCAAGCGCACTGCAGTCCCAGCAGTCCCAGTGTGtcacggcagcagcagcagcttcagctccaccagcagcagctccagctaaaacagcagctgcagcagcttcaacAACAGCACCACCTGCAGCTGCAGTTCCAGCAGCTCGCCCAGCTGGCACAGGGACAGCCTCCTGTCAGCGGGAGCACCACCCCGTCCGCAACGCAGAACCAGAGAGACGGCAAGCTGCTGGAAGTCATCGAGCGTAAACGCTGCCTGTGCAAAGAGATCAAGGCCCACAGGCGCCCCGACAAAAGCCTGTGCAAGCAGGACAGCATGCCCATCCTCCCTAGCTGGAGACGGACACCTGAGCCTCGAAAGACTGGCACGCCACCCTGCCAGAGGCCGCAGGCCGTGGTGTGGGACACGGCTATCTGA